The Rubripirellula amarantea genome includes the window TGAAGTCGAGCACCAATTCAGGATCGAACTGCGTCCTGCTACTGTTGATCAATTCTTCGATCGCACGTTCACGGCTGAGCGCGGGTCGATAGACGGTGTCCGTCGTCATCGAGTCAAACGCGTCGACGATCGCGAGCATTCGTGATCCAAATGGGATCGCGTCGCCGCGAGGACCTTCGCCATGACGCCGACTCTCGTACCATGCATTGGCGTGCAAGACGATATCCAACAATTCGTTGTCGCTGGTGCATCCTCTTAAAATTTCTACGCCGAGAGGCGGATTGAGCTCCATCGACATTTGTTCATCGACGGACAACTTGCCGGGTTTACGCAAGATTCGATCAGGGATGCCAATCTTGCCAAGGTCATGTAGTAACGCGGCGACCTCAATACGGTCGCGTGTCTCGTCATCGAGCTTCATCCTTTCGGCCCAAGCCGAACACGACAACGCGACCCGCAAACAGTGCGCAGCGGTCGCGGCGTGCTTGGTTCGAAGCGCATAAAAGAGCGAAGTCGCGATGCCCAGTCGCACCACAGCTAAATGATTCTCGAAACGAACATCATCTGGCGAGTAAGAGAACGACTCGGTCCGAGGTGCGGATTCTTGCAGTCCGGCGAGCAACTTGCCTACCCGCTGACGGCCTTCCTCAATCGCCAAAATCGGATCCATCGTTTCATCGAGACCCACGCTGGGATTTTTGTCACCACGCATGTCGGCGGTCGTGATCACGACGGCATCCGACGACGTCTGAATACCCTCTGACGAGGGGAATGCAGTAGCGTTTGGAAGGTTGGTACTGGTCATACTGGACTCTTATGTCCGGGCGAAAGTAGATAAGTTGCCTAATGGAAAAACCTAGGTCACAAAACCGACCTGGTCAAAAGAAGAGTCATCAAATTGGCTACATCTGTGCGAAATGAGGTTTGCGACGGACGGGAGCCCCTCAAAGAAGCTTCTTTGCCTTTGTTTGTCGCAAGAATGCTTGCGAATCTCGAACTCCCTACCTAGGATGCGATTGGTAGGATGCCTGGTTTTCAGGCGTTATGTTCGAACGCAGCTCACTTGAAATCGCGGCCTTGGAACTCATCACGGCGACTTTGATTGCTTGTTGAGTCAGCTCGGTCGTGCGAATTCAGAGTTCAGTGGCGTGCAAACGATAACGCACCATTTCGACACCGCGTTCGTATCAACCTTGTCGCTTTCATTTCGGGGCCATGGTTATCACGAAACTACTCGGGAAGGGAAAACACAGCTCGTTTCGTAGTCTTCCTGCGCAACGCCACTTTTCACCACGATTGGTAGTCTTCGAGTGAGTCTTTCTGAGGTTGATCGTCAACTCTTACAACGATGCTTGGACCGTGGTCCGCGCGCGTGGCAGGACTTTATCGATCGCTTTCTCGGACTGGTGGTGCACGTGGCCAATCACACCGCTCGATCGCGCGGATTGATGATTGACCAAGCGACTCGCGACGACCTAGTGGCGGAAGTGTTCTTGGCATTGGTGGCCGACGACTTCGGCGTCTTGCGCCGCTTTCGTCGCAGTTGTTCGCTAGCCACTTATTTGACGGTCATTTCGCGACGAGTGATTGTGAGACGATTGATGGAATCGGCTCGTGGTCCCGGATCGCAATCCCGCAACGGCGCGACACCACCACCTTCAGTACATCACAATCGCGTCAGTGATGTGTCGGACGGCGTTACCGATTCCGTCCCGGATCGAATTGCTGATCGCGAAGAGGTCGAACAACTGATGCTTCGACTTGATCCGCAGGAAGCCAGCATCGTGCGAATGTTTCATTTAGAAGGCAAATCTTACAGCGAAATCAGTAGTCTGCTGGGGTTGAGCGAAAACAGCATCGGTCCAGTGCTTTCGCGAGCTCGCGACAAGATGCGAAACGGTCGCGGCTAGAAAGTCGCAATCGTTGGGTCCGAACGCAAAGTCAAAAGATTTGACCCGAAAGCAGACAATCGCCAGTGTGTTCGACTTGCTTCGCCAAACACCGGTGCCATTGATTCGCTGATAGCGGTTTCGTAGTTGGCACTCTTGCAGACTGCAATCAGACTGCGATGTCTTCAATCGCAGTCTTGATTGGTACGTGTTGCGAGGCTGACTTTCTGCTGCGTCGACCATCACATTGAAAGCGTGATTCGACTCGAGTTGACTCGAGTTGCCGGGAGTTGACTCTGATACCGCCAACAATGAACCGGATCTCACTCGGGGACTGGTTCGATGGTGGCGGACATACTGCCGGTGCATCGAGCGATCAGGTCGTCTTTACCGAACGCGTGAATTTGATCACGCTTGAGTTCCGCGTGTTCCATCGTTGTCGTCAAGCAAATTGCTTTTCCGCCTTTGTCAACTTGCTTGGCAATTTGAAACCCCGTTTCGATCGGGTGATGGAAAAGCTGTTTCATCATCAGAACGACATAGTCGTAGCTGTGATCGGTATCATCCCAGAGCACCACGTTGTACCGGGGCTGTTTCTTTCGCTTGTTTTGCTTCTCTAGCTTTTTCTCATCTTGGGTGTGAACCACCACTTCGGGTTCTGCGACCATAGATTGTTGATCAGACATAGCTCACTTGGCTCCTTGCTCTTGGCGAAAACGGCTTAATGTCAAGCCATGTTCCGCCACCTTCATCTCTAAATTTAAACTAATCGAGGTCGCAAGAATGGTGGGCCAGAGCATCTTCGCTCGCCTTCCGCCTACAGCTAGCCCGATTCAGGCCAGCCGCAACCTCGCCTATATTCTAGCGCCGCCGACACTCGATCGGCAGTCCCAAAAGTTACGAAAATAAGAAAGCCGAGCCCCACTGATGACATCGTTTTTCCTTTCAGAAGCCCTGCAGCAATCTCAAACACGGCATTTGGAGGATCTTATTGAATGGCTAAAAATTCCTAGCGTCAGCAGCGACACTTCCAAAATTGGGGAGGTCAAGCAGGCCGCGAAGTGGATCGCCGACAAGCTCAAAGATGCTGGTTTGTCCGTCGAAACGATCCCCACTCAGGGGCATGCGTTGGTCTATGCCGAAACTCCCGAAGTCGCTAACGGCCCCACCGTCTTGGTCTATGGCCACTACGATGTCCAGCCTGCGGAACCGCTCGAACTATGGACCAGCGGTGCCTTCGAACCTACTATCCGAGACGGCAATCTTTACGCACGTGGTGCAACCGACGATAAGGGCCAAGTGCTAAC containing:
- a CDS encoding sigma-70 family RNA polymerase sigma factor, whose protein sequence is MSLSEVDRQLLQRCLDRGPRAWQDFIDRFLGLVVHVANHTARSRGLMIDQATRDDLVAEVFLALVADDFGVLRRFRRSCSLATYLTVISRRVIVRRLMESARGPGSQSRNGATPPPSVHHNRVSDVSDGVTDSVPDRIADREEVEQLMLRLDPQEASIVRMFHLEGKSYSEISSLLGLSENSIGPVLSRARDKMRNGRG
- a CDS encoding ATP-dependent Clp protease adaptor ClpS, which produces MSDQQSMVAEPEVVVHTQDEKKLEKQNKRKKQPRYNVVLWDDTDHSYDYVVLMMKQLFHHPIETGFQIAKQVDKGGKAICLTTTMEHAELKRDQIHAFGKDDLIARCTGSMSATIEPVPE